In Topomyia yanbarensis strain Yona2022 chromosome 2, ASM3024719v1, whole genome shotgun sequence, one DNA window encodes the following:
- the LOC131683068 gene encoding uncharacterized protein LOC131683068 — protein sequence MTRYEEKSKTWHGPIRPSILNPEANFGQVILNLLARTPDKIIQIDADTGREMTCAEMSRRIVRVAMNLTKQVDHLKLGDLVSLVCCNSENVVPVFVGCLAIGLAVNPLAPVFNKDDLAHMMRQSQSKVVFCDEDNRMVVEEATREAISDCNTRIFVMGEAAGSARSVNDLLAPVDGENSFEPKYLGDSKKLMAMVLCSSGTTGLPKGVCLSHAHLIEGDVFANDLDAGPIFNFSPLFWATGMFAMLTSLYCSRARVITSKSFTEETLISIIERYKVEDIFTPPAYISVLQSHPKFSTADFGSIKRWTMGGALVSEELRTCLGSRFPNGVAKPVYGSSEIGFITLGTGPFAPGSVGTLANNLEAKIVDEEGRRKGPGETGEIRVKYKHKFLGYLNNAESTRDAFDEEGFFKTGDVGYFDQYGFLYVIDRIKDIIKYKNYQISPSDLEAVIEQIDGVKQVCVCGIPVADRSSDLPTAMIVRHAGSSLTEEQVVAIVDGQVSDHKKLRGGVYFVQQLPTSAAGKVLRRSVKQLIVDQTVSK from the exons ATGACTCGTTACGAGGAAAAATCAAAAACCTGGCACGGTCCCATCCGTCCCAGCATTCTCAATCCGGAGGCCAACTTTGGACAGGTGATCCTCAATCTGTTGGCCCGAACGCCGGACAAGATAATTCAGATCGATGCCGATACCGGGCGGGAGATGACCTGCGCGGAAATGAGCCGGCGAATCGTACGCGTAGCTATGAACTTGACCAAGCAGGTTGATCATCTGAAGCTGGGCGATTTGGTTTCACTGGTTTGCTGTAATAGTGAGAATGTGGTTCCGGTGTTTGTCGGGTGTCTGGCGATTGGCTTGGCAGTGAACCCGCTGGCACCTGTGTTCAATAAGGATGATTTGGCGCATATGATGAGGCAGAGTCAATCGAAGGTTGTGTTTTGTGACGAAGATAACCGAATGGTGGTTGAAGAGGCTACTCGAGAAGCTATCAGTGATTGCAATACTAGAATATTTGTCATGGGTGAGGCAGCTGGGAGTGCTAGGTCTGTTAACGATTTACTTGCACCGGTTGATGGGGAGAACAGCTTCGAACCAAAATACTTGGGTGACTCTAAGAAACTGATGGCCATGGTACTTTGTTCTTCCGGAACCACCGGTCTCCCGAAAGGAGTATGCTTGTCACACGCTCATCTCATCGAGGGTGATGTGTTTGCAAA CGATCTGGATGCTGGACCGATCTTCAACTTTAGTCCGCTGTTCTGGGCAACGGGAATGTTTGCTATGCTCACCTCACTCTACTGTTCTCGGGCACGTGTCATCACCAGCAAATCGTTCACAGAAGAAACCCTCATCTCCATTATTGAGCGATACAAAGTGGAGGATATTTTCACGCCTCCGGCATACATTTCGGTCCTGCAGAGTCATCCGAAATTCTCAACCGCAGACTTCGGCAGTATCAAACGATGGACCATGGGAGGGGCACTCGTTTCGGAGGAGCTTCGCACTTGTTTGGGTAGTCGATTTCCGAATGGTGTTGCCAAGCCGGTTTACGGGTCGTCGGAAATTGGTTTCATAACTTTGGGAACAGGCCCGTTTGCCCCTGGATCGGTTGGAACACTAGCTAATAATTTGGAGGCAAAGATTGTTGATGAAGAAGGTCGAAGAAAAGGACCGGGTGAAACGGGTGAAATTCGAGTCAAATACAAACATAAGTTTTTG GGTTATCTCAACAACGCAGAAAGTACGCGGGATGCGTTTGACGAGGAAGGTTTCTTTAAAACCGGTGACGTTGGATATTTCGATCAGTATGGGTTCTTGTACGTAATCGATCGAATCAAGGATATTATAAAGTATAAAAACTACCAGATATCTCCCTCCGATTTGGAAGCCGTCATTGAGCAGATCGATGGGGTGAAACAGGTGTGTGTCTGTGGGATTCCAGTGGCGGATCGATCGTCGGATTTACCGACGGCAATGATCGTTCGACATGCAGGATCTTCTCTGACGGAAGAGCAAGTAGTCGCCATCGTCGACGGTCAGGTCAGTGATCACAAAAAGCTACGAGGTGGCGTTTATTTCGTGCAGCAACTGCCAACGTCTGCGGCGGGAAAAGTTTTGCGGAGATCTGTCAAACAGCTGATAGTAGATCAGACGGTCAGCAAATAA